In Nymphalis io chromosome 13, ilAglIoxx1.1, whole genome shotgun sequence, the genomic stretch ggACAGGAGgacttaacccagcagtgggacattcacaagctgttactagttttatacattattataatattattagtattttaatatgatatttaaaataaaaagatgattGGACGGGACTATATTTGCTggcgtaatttaaataaaaattaaaaaaaaaactaacatgtTTTTCGTGTTTTTATTACACTACACTATATAACTTAAGTAAGCAAAACATTCTACAAAGTTTCGAACGACGCAATTAACatgatttaaatacaaatagaaaCACTATCTGCGAGCTGCAGTCGACAAACTGTCGACTTTGGCCAAAACAAACGAGGACAGCAAATTTGGAATAAACTAGTTCAAACTAGTTTtctctgtaacaaaaaaacttaaacgCAACATATTAATCATTAGCGTTTCCCcttctttttcttcttattaAAATCGGGAGGATGAAAACCTCTAGCCTGTAATAATTCTTGAACGTTATGACACGCGTAATAAACGTTGTCCATTGCTGCGTCCGTCAGCATGTCTACATTACATCTACCCTTTGCTTTGCTTTTCTTGGCTCTTCCTCCACCTTTTTTAGATTTCTTCTTGTCTCCACCATCTTCTTtatctttcttttcttttttcttgcCTTTACCTTTGCCAGCCATTAGGTTTCCAGGTTAGGACTCGTATATCCCTGAACTGAAGTGTCGTTGGTAACCGTTGATAGGTTGCTATTGATCAAACGCCGTGATGATTAGAGTTACAATGTATACACGTAAAGTAATTATGAACAATACATTATAGAGATACATAATAGACGTCATGAAActtgtgatttattttatctttgattTTGTACTTGataattaaatgtcaaatgtcGATAAAAGTTGCCTGtattaaattgtaatgaatCGTTCCTATCAATTAGATGTGTGAGCGTTGCttagaaatagaaaaacaaacgttttggaaaaaaaaacattagaacAAACTTGATACTATGAATTTGcctattaaatagatttttatgtatttaatcaaGGGTAATTGATCTAAATCAAAATGTGTCTCGAGATTCGGGTTATGAATctcgtaaaaataaatagtaataattaaaaatatttcataacataacaaaattttatttacatttttaaagaacaaaaaaagtattatacatttaaatagaaaaatgccTTAAATAAATGCAAAGTTTCCGCCGAGAGATCGTTCATATAAATACAAGGAgcataaattgttaaaaaatatataaatcattatataagCATTAGTAGTacgtttataagttatttaatattgtataatggTTCTCGTAATATGTGTTCAACTTCAACTCGATGCAATTTGGCTGCACCGACTGCGGTAGTAGCGGCTTCGCTTCGTCCAGAGTAGATCAACTGcaagaagataaataaataaattgctaatatatatatgtgggcCTTCGAATCTGTTTTCTgcattttttgtaataagaagTGACAACTCGTCTTCAActttgttaaagaaaaaaaaatctttatgcaTGATTCATAAAATTACCATCTGAGCAGATTGTAGACTCtacggataattaattaaatgacatgttttgataatattcgatttaatttatatacatttaatgtaagtgaacattaaaaaaaagttcaagaTTACACTTAATCATCTGTAAGTGCCGTTCGCAGCATATTAATATCTACATTTTACGAAACTGTAAATTGTCTGATGGCCCGTAAATCACATAAAAACTGAAAGATCTCTTTTGAGTAATAATTTTGCGTGTAAAAGCTCATGCTCGAatggttaaattaataaaacagctTAAAAATATGGATGGATGGAATTCACTtgtataaattttcataaacattGTTATGTATTGCCTTGTACcttatttaaagcaaaaactgCGTATTAAAACttctatttaataatcataaatttgtaCAAATTCTATAAACGTAGACATCATTTTAAACAACATTCGATTCATAcacaatactatatttttaaaagattcatCATGAACATACATATTAGTTATAATAGGAAATGCTGTCGCATGGACTCACCAGAGCGAATACTAAAATAAGGGAATAAGCcctgtataaaaaaaagtggttGGAAGATTGTAATATAAGAAAACCAttgttatattacttatatccGTACAGTTCAATCGTCTTTTCCCTTATTAGACTATATTAGCTGTTGGAGGAAGCAGCATACAATATTGCTTTAAGAAGTTAAAAGATTGAAGATTTTCCCTATGCTTAATAATTACCAATAGTAGTTCAatactttgtttaaaattaataaatcaatttaaataaaacaaattcactacctatttgttatttatgaattctatatgtgtataatttataaataacaatattcaaagacataaatttagttataatgGATTTCATCAATTTAAAGCCGCCTAGGTTTTCGTGCAAAATGTACAAAGATAAAATTTCAAAGGGCCAATGGATTGAATTTTCTGTTTGTAAAAATCGAGCTTGTTATGATAGAATATTCGTAGACAATTCTGTTTTTAATAGATAaagtgtatgtatttatataataagcgtGTATATAGTGTTACAGAGTGAgtagtactttttttataaaacaagtaCCTATGAACGGGGAAATGTGAAATTAGCATAATTCTGTAATAACTATGAATAAATTCTGTTATTATTGgacttttcttatattaaataggaagttaatataatctttgttttaataacaatttacaaacataaatgAAGTAACAGTTTTGTTTAATACAGAACGTAAATTTCAatggataaaataataatagattcttACCTTTTTTCCAATAAGATTCTCAAAACGTGGCTTAACGAAGTTCCAGGCTCCCATATTTCTGTGTTCCTCTTGACTCCATATAAATTCTGCAAATCGATCGATCATTTAATATATcgctattttttatagaataggaaagcggacgagcatatgggccacctgatggtaagtaggcaccaacgcccatagaaattgggcgtcacttacatcaccaatgcgccaccaaccttgggaactaagatgttatgtcccttgtgcctgtaattacactggctcactcacccttcaaaccggaacacaacactaccaagaactgctgttttgttgtagaatatctgatgagtgggtggtacctacacagtcgagcttgcacaaagctctaccaccagtagaatacCGCTAAACAGTGGAGTAAAATGTATGGGAAACTATTCGTACCTTTATTTGCTACAGttggatataatatatagttactaGGTTTATTTGATTAAACATAAATCAGTCGCGTTTTCTTATTGTGAATATCTGACCATTAGTCAGGACTAGGTATTACGATGCAAGTAACGCATGCAATTATCTATAAGTTGCCGGTTGCTGGTTCTCACCAGCTTAGTGGTGTACTACTTGAATTGTTTTACCATAACATTCGTATTTGGAACACTTAGTCTCTAGAGTCAAGAAATTAGAGTTTCCATCAGTAACGgaaattctatataataaaaaatatacgtataaataaaaaatattttcattataaattgttattctttaaaactttcaaaaaacattatttgtgaAGAATTCAATGCCTTTACTATTTCCTGTTTTTCGGTGAAGGTAAATTAGCTACTTTGCGCACGGGACgcggttttattaataagaaaataaataatttaaaaagttttatttcttataactataatatacaatacTCGAAGGTTTAGTGACAGGGTGTAGGGCTTAAAGTTAAAGTCCTTTGAGgcacgtaataaataaaaaaaataattttgtacctACGTGTTAGGAGATAACggtttatgaattttattatatatgttttgattaaaaataaagatctattcaaataaatacaagtaTTATTTGGCTGACTTAGAATCAGATTGTCTATTGCACTTGtacgttgaaaataacaaaacgtAACGTAACAGGCTAATCGTTTTGGTAGAATaggtaataaattacaatcaaataatCAGTAGCTTCCTATTTAAATACACAGTTTGTTTATTATAGGTTCCGTTTTCTTCTTATTgatgacttttatttttattcgtattcagtttattttttaattttgatcatTGTTTGCAATTGGCTTAATGATTTAAGATTAATTGATTATtcttaaaagccgagatggccctgtggtaagaacgcgtgaatcttaaccgatgatcgtgggttcaaacccgggcaagcaccactgaattttcatgtgcttaatttgtgattataattcatctcgagcttaacggtgaaggaaaacatcgtgaggaaacctgcatgtgtctaatttcactgaagttctgccacatgtgaattctaccaacccgcattggagcagcgtggtggaataagctccaaaccttctcctcaaaaagaggagaggaggcctttagctcagcagtgggacattcacaggctgttacgattatTCTtatactagatggcgctgttttcattcaatACAAATCGTAGATAACGTCAACGCTATTAAATCAgaaaaaaaactcgcactagaTACACTGTTCATTATTATGATGCTAAAATAAGTTGTCCcttcataataattaacaatacatTCTTTTGCATCATGGAAATCGTGTCAACAAGAGTTAGGTATGTACTAAGTTAATTAGTTAGTATAACGGTATCGTAATTAGATAAGGGCGTTTAAACAATGAATATATATCACATGTATAAATACGAAGTACGTATGTTTGAACACATTTTGGTATTTGccttatttattctaaaataaaaaaacccagTGTTTTTAGTAATTGAGCTGATCTGACCCAAAAATTGAAAACATCGGCATGTGgactaaataaattactaaagaattttattacaatataaattgttctgaattataataatattatattcaattgaaataaacaagaatcgtcaagatttttttaaataacgtgaatatcaaaacttttttaataagcaaggatatttcaaatataagttGAGTGTGATCGAGTTTCCTATTTAAAAGCGACTGAAATTGGATTCGTTCGTGATGCAAAACTACGCGCAGAGTCGCATATGAGATCGTGGAAATAACACGGACCTCGAGAGAGGGAATGAAAATTTAGATTACGGTAATTATAGTTTTGATTCTTAACCTGTAATTTCTGACGTTTGATCTGATAGGTCACATTCGTTAGTTgttcgttttcttttttttaaaaacctgcCTTTGTGTCAACTTACCAACGTTTATTTGTTTGgtgatttttatcaaaaatagttTGAGATAAAGtcttataaacatttcaatactttaataattaggactatccttttttattgttaagtcGGTTGTCGGCTGCTTTGTCGGTTACGAGTACATATACCCacagaataattttaatcatacatataaagatatttaattatgtttcttTACATTTACCATACTCTTAATGTTTTTAGTTATTTCAAGGACCACAGTAGtactttgtaagaaatatcactGTGAATAATGTGAAAATCTTAAATCtattaaccttctcctcaaaaagaaaagaggaggcctttagcccagtagtgggacattcacagttacGGTGTTACGGTATCTTTTTAACATCGATGTGctaagtaatgttattttaaagcgaTGTTATATAAGcgttatatttaaactttttttttaatgttattgtaattaagaGCAagtattcgaaaaaaaaaaccatttttatttaatttctcatAAGAACTTGACTATTATGGTTTAGAAAGACGATTTTTAGTTTGActacagtaaaatatttttgaatataagcGACACTTGATAGATTTTTCTACGTAATATAaacatgatttattaatttcagaAATTCTAATTACTTCAATCATACCACAATGACAAAGGAAAGACTATGTGATCtatttttactaaaacaaataaatattattgaaaacgaaaacaatttaatataagttaatagTTTCacacaaaagaaataaattcaatcaatcaatcaatcaacagccaatcgttgtccactgctgaaaataggcctctcccaaggtgcgccaaagctccctgtcctccgccttccgcatccagttggtgcccgccaccttcttaaggtcgtcggtccacctggctggagggcgccctacgctgcgcttgccgattcgcggtctccactctaggactcgtctgctccaacggccatcggtcctacgacatacgtgaccagcccactgccacttcagcctgctaattttgcaagctatgtcggtgactccggttcttttccggataatctcatttctaatcttatccttcaaagatactccgagcatagctcgctccatagcacgctgagtgactttgaatttgtggactagtcccgcagttagtgtccacgtttcggcaccgtatgtcatggcaggtaagacgcattggttgaagactttcgtcttcaaacattgcggtatagacgacttgaggacttgacgaaggttgccaaatgctgcccatcccaagcgaattcttcgatcggcttccttctcgaagttgttcctaccgacttgtattatctgtcctaggtaggtatattcactaacaacttcgagaggtttcccctcgacgtatatcggtcccggcacgacatgcctattgaacatgaccttgttCTTTttcaagttcataccgagaccgacacaccgggaagactcgcctaggctacgcagcatttcggtgagttgttccagcgactctgctatgatgacgatatcgtcggcaaaacgaaggtgtgagatgtactcgccgtttacattgactccatacctagtccaatccagcgttttgaaaacgtcttccaacgcgttggtgaacagtttcggggatattacatccccctgtctcacccctctgcgcagttggatcgccttcgtcttacagtcctggatgtggacagtcattgtagcggcgttgtacagacatctcagtacctcgatatatctccaatcgatatgacatctttgcaatgagtcgagcactgcccaggtttcgatggagtcgaaggctttctcgtagtccacaaatgccatacacagcggctgattgtactcttcggtcttctgcacaatctgccgaacagtatggatgtggtccatggtgctgtagcctgatcgaaagccggcttgctctgggggctggaactcgtcaagtcgtctggcgagacggttcgtgacgactcttgagaacagcttatacacgtgactcaggagggagattggtctgtagtttttcaagagggttttattacctttcttgaaaaacagtaccacctcactcccgctccacgtttccggggtcttgccatgttggatgacggaattaaagaggcttgctagctctttcaggaccggagtcccgcctgccttaagcaactctgttgtgattccgtcatctcccggagctttgttgtgtttaagctgttctagagccgccctaatctctccttggtcaacgaccgggagctcctcggagtaatggcgcataagaggggcgcgctggtcatcaatactgatttccacgggtttatccgatcttgaagtaaattaataaaactaatttttaaaaatattttacgtatacTTTGTGGTCAATGTATTATTCCCTACGGGGTTTATGATAACGAGGGCAGATGAAACTACTCAAAATCTTCTTTTAACTATAGCATAGTTCAACATTAATACAG encodes the following:
- the LOC126772887 gene encoding small lysine-rich protein 1, translated to MAGKGKGKKKEKKDKEDGGDKKKSKKGGGRAKKSKAKGRCNVDMLTDAAMDNVYYACHNVQELLQARGFHPPDFNKKKKKGKR